A stretch of DNA from Oculatellaceae cyanobacterium:
CAACCTTATATTGAGCGGATTGTTTTACAAATTATTGAATCTACTGATAATCAGTTAGTAACTTTTCGTTCTGGACAGTTAGATAGTTTAGATGTTGAACCTAATTCCTTTTCCTTGTTGAAGCATGAAACAAAGCGAGGAAAATTTAATATTTATAATGGAGGCCCTGATTCAACTACAATTTTTGTAGGATTTAACTTAAATAAAGCTAGTAATTCTAAAGATCAGCCCTTAGTAGATCCAATTAAGTCTCGCTGGTTTAATACAGTGGAATTTAGGCAAGCCGTAGCCTATGTAATTGATCGGGAGACAATGAAGAAAAATATCTTTAGAGGAATGGGTGAATATATTAATTCTCCGATTTATTTCAAAAGTCCTTATTATCTTTCCCCCGAAAAAGGGTTAAAAGTTTACAACTATAATCCAGAGAAAGCTAAACAACTACTGTTATCAGCAGGTTTTAAATACAATTCACAAAATCAGCTAGAGGATACTGAAGGCAATCGAGTTCGCTTTACAATGCTAGTAAAAGCAGAAGATAAAACTCGAACAGATATGGCTATCCAGGTTCAAAAAAATCTGGCAGACATTGGTATACAAGCTGATTTGCAGGTGCTGAACTTTAATGCAATATTAGATAAGCTTACTAATCGCAATTGGGATTGTTATGTTGGTGGGTTTAGTGGAGGAAGTGTGGAACCTCATAGTTCCTATAATATTTGGTCTAGTTCAGGAGGTTTACACCAATTTAATCAAGGCCCACAATTAGGAGAACCACCGATTAAAAATTGGGAAGTGTCTGATTGGGAAAAAGAAATTGATCGCTTGTTTGTTGAGGGAGTGCGAGAATTGGATGAAAATAAGCGTAAGGAAATTTATGCTAAGTTTCAGCAAATTGCTCAAGAACAAGTACCGTTTATTTATTTAGTAAGTAAGTTATCATTTCAAGCTGTGCGCGATCGCGTCGAAAATCTCAAATTCTCCGCACTAGGAGGAGCATTCTGGAATCTTTATGAATTAAAAGTAGCCCAAAAGTGACACAACCTGAAGCATTACAATTTCTTTTAGAATCCGTTGCTGCTGGTGAAGTAAGTCCAGCAGCAGCGTTAGAAAAACTCAAGAATTTTGACTTTGAAGCAGTTGATAATTTTGCCAAAATTGATCATCATCGTACTCTGCGGACTGGTTTTCCAGAAGTAATTTGGGGACAAGGTAAAACCACAAATCAAATTGCCCAAATTATCGAGGTAATGCGATCG
This window harbors:
- a CDS encoding ABC transporter substrate-binding protein produces the protein MIRISKRARNLFLLFGLAIISAIALASCNSVQLKTKAAQVPELIFTSPSSPATFNYALNQSAFSVFGFLYEGLITENGLTGAIEPALAESWQISDDKKQIVFTLKDGLKWSDGEPLTVDDVIFTYQDIYLNPKIPTDIKDILKIGINRAFPTVNKLDTRRVEFIVKEPFAPFLRFVGGLPILPAHALKESVQTMGSGGNPKFLSTWGTDTDPKKIIGNGSYRMESYAPSERVILRRNPYYWRKDVQGNPQPYIERIVLQIIESTDNQLVTFRSGQLDSLDVEPNSFSLLKHETKRGKFNIYNGGPDSTTIFVGFNLNKASNSKDQPLVDPIKSRWFNTVEFRQAVAYVIDRETMKKNIFRGMGEYINSPIYFKSPYYLSPEKGLKVYNYNPEKAKQLLLSAGFKYNSQNQLEDTEGNRVRFTMLVKAEDKTRTDMAIQVQKNLADIGIQADLQVLNFNAILDKLTNRNWDCYVGGFSGGSVEPHSSYNIWSSSGGLHQFNQGPQLGEPPIKNWEVSDWEKEIDRLFVEGVRELDENKRKEIYAKFQQIAQEQVPFIYLVSKLSFQAVRDRVENLKFSALGGAFWNLYELKVAQK